The following proteins come from a genomic window of Aspergillus oryzae RIB40 DNA, chromosome 4:
- a CDS encoding DNA-directed DNA polymerase delta POL3 (DNA polymerase delta, catalytic subunit), with protein MPEAVATPQKRVLGDASNNPRGILKSPDASKKRKIDNRLSARVNPPSQNGQRKVPGSSQLQKSQFEEEVLEKLTQDINDLKDSNAEKDQQWERPPLGEFDPTKENVCFQQIDAEEGTLLGGKPAVRLFGVTEAGQSVLLHVTGFQHYLYIAAPVNFTKEDCDPYRAFLESRIGNFQTMIQSVQVTLRENIYGYQGNQKSWYLKITVTEPKFISKLRGALENGGQSMNYKGLWTGIEKIATFDNIQYLLRFMIDTNISGMSWVEAKAGKYRLIHEKEKHSNCQIEAVVDYHDLIAHPPNGEWAKMAPLRILSFDIECAGRKGIFPEPNQDPVIQIANVVTRYGESKPFIRNVFVLDTCSLIVNTQILEFEKEEKMLMAWRDFVQKVDPDVIIGYNIANFDFPYLLDRAKHLKCTGFPYWTRLNGVMSQAKETNFSSKQMGNRDTKATNTNGRIQLDLLQLVQRDYHLRSYTLNSVSYEFLGEQKEDVHHTMITELHNGTPDSRRRLAVYCLKDAYLPQRLMDKLMCLINYTEMARVTGVPFNFLLSRGQQVKFMSQLFRKALEQQLVIPNNTPESEQEYEGATVIEPVRGYYNVPIATLDFASLYPSIIQAHNLCYTTLLNKKAVERYNLKKDEDYIVTPNGDLFCTTKVRKGLLSQILEELLAARKRAKKELAVETDPFKKAVLNGRQLALKISANSVYGLTGATVGKLPCLPIASSTTSYGRQMIEKTKQEVEARYTIANGYSHDAKVIYGDTDSVMVKFGVTELADAMKLGQEASEYVSSKFLKPIKLEFEKVYFPYLLINKKRYAGLYWTKTEKYDKMDTKGIETVRRDNCLLVQNVIETVLHKILIDRDVDSAQEYVKETISDLLQNKVDMSKLVITKALSKSDYAAKQAHVELAERMKKRDAGSAPTLGDRVAYVIVKGAGGSKNYEKSEDPIYVLENNIPIDTKYYLDNQLANPLGRIFEPILGEKKAGQLLTGEHTRSISVAAPTMGGLMKFAKKTATCMGCKKPLSGKAEMAGAVCEHCQPRLGELYTRSLTKVSDLEVRFGRLWTQCQRCQGSLHCEVICSSRDCPIFYMRMKAKKDVEDAQKELSRFDFDAGAW; from the exons ATGCCCGAAGCTGTCGCGACGCCCCAAAAGCGGGTTCTGGGAGATGCATCGAATAATCCGCGCGGTATCCTGAAATCCCCAGACGCCAGCAAAAAACGGAAAATAGACAACAGACTATCCGCAAGAGTCAATCCGCCTTCTCAAAATGGCCAACGAAAAGTGCCCGGTTCGAGTCAGTTACAGAAGAGTCAATTCGAGGAGGAAGTTCTTGAGAAATTGACGCAGGACATCAATGACTTGAAGGACAGTAATGCGGAGAAGGACCAACAATGGGAGCGACCTCCGCTTGGCGAGTTTGACCCTACAAAGGAGAATGTCTGCTTCCAGCAGATCGATGCAGAAGAGGGAACACTCTTGGGTGGCAAACCAGCCGTTAGACTGTTTGGAGTCACAGAG GCTGGCCAATCCGTCTTGCTGCATGTCACCGGCTTCCAACACTACCTCTATATCGCCGCTCCTGTGAACTTTACCAAAGAAGACTGCGACCCGTATCGGGCTTTCTTGGAAAGCAGAATCGGTAACTTCCAGACTATGATCCAATCGGTTCAAGTAACCCTGAGAGAGAATATCTATGGCtatcaaggaaatcaaaagAGTTGGTACCTTAAGATCACTGTCACGGAGCCGAAGTTTATCAGCAAATTGCGAGGGGCTTTGGAGAACGGGGGTCAAAGTATGAATTACAAAGGCCTTTGGACTGGCATTGAAAAGATTGCCACCTTTGACAACATCCAATATCTTCTGAGGTTTATGATTGACACGAACATCTCCGGAATGTCTTGGGTAGAAGCCAAGGCAGGGAAGTACCGGCTTATTcacgagaaagaaaaacactCCAATTGTCAGATCGAAGCCGTCGTCGACTATCACGACCTTATCGCCCACCCGCCTAATGGTGAATGGGCTAAAATGGCGCCTCTCCGTATATTATCTTTCGATATCGAGTGTGCTGGACGAAAGGGTATTTTCCCAGAACCGAATCAAGACCCTGTCATCCAGATCGCCAACGTCGTGACTCGCTATGGAGAGTCTAAGCCTTTCATCCGAAATGTATTTGTTTTGGATACGTGTAGTCTGATTGTCAACACCCAAATCCTGGagtttgaaaaagaagaaaaaatgcTTATGGCCTGGCGCGATTTTGTGCAGAAAGTTGACCCTGACGTTATTATTGGATACAACATTGCGAATTTCGATTTTCCTTATCTCCTGGATCGAGCAAAACACTTGAAGTGCACTGGGTTTCCGTACTGGACTAGGCTGAACGGAGTTATGTCTCAAGCCAAGGAAACAAACTTCTCAAGCAAACAGATGGGTAACCGTGATACAAAGGCTACCAACACCAACGGAAGAATCCAACTGGACCTTTTGCAATTAGTCCAAAGAGATTACCACCTGAGAAGTTATACACTGAACTCGGTGTCTTACGAGTTTCTGGGTGAACAGAAGGAAGATGTTCACCACACAATGATCACTGAATTGCATAACGGAACACCCGACTCAAGGCGACGTCTTGCCGTGTACTGTCTCAAGGATGCATACCTACCTCAGAGATTAATGGACAAGCTCATGTGCCTCATTAATTATACCGAGATGGCAAGAGTAACGGGTGTTCCGTTCAATTTCCTTTTATCACGAGGCCAACAGGTCAAATTCATGAGTCAGTTATTCCGGAAGGCTCTGGAACAACAACTCGTCATTCCAAACAACACCCCGGAAAGTGAGCAGGAATACGAAGGTGCTACTGTCATCGAACCGGTTCGTGGCTACTATAATGTTCCTATCGCAACCCTGGATTTTGCCTCCCTATATCCCTCTATCATCCAAGCCCATAATCTATGTTACACAActctattgaacaagaaggccgTTGAGCGCTACAAtttgaagaaggatgaagactATATCGTGACGCCTAATGGGGACTTGTTCTGCACGACCAAGGTGCGCAAGGGTCTCTTATCCCAAATTCTAGAAGAACTGCTCGCGGCGAGAAAGCGAGCGAAGAAAGAGTTGGCGGTTGAAACAGATCCATTCAAGAAGGCTGTCTTGAACGGAAGACAGCTTGCGCTCAAGATAAGCGCTAACAGTGTTTACGGTCTCACGGGTGCCACGGTTGGAAAACTGCCATGTTTGCCTATTGCAAGTAGTACGACCAGCTACGGTCGTCAAATGATCGAAAAAACAAAGCAGGAAGTGGAAGCACGGTACACCATTGCCAATGGCTATTCCCATGACGCAAAAGTCATCTATGGTGATACCGACTCCGTCATGGTCAAATTTGGTGTCACGGAGCTAGCGGACGCCATGAAGCTTGGACAAGAGGCCTCGGAATACGTCTCCTCAAAATTCCTCAAGCCAATCAAGCTTGAGTTCGAAAAGGTGTACTTCCCGTACCTCCttatcaacaagaagagatACGCTGGTTTATACTGGACGAAAACCGAGAAGTATGATAAGATGGATACCAAGGGTATTGAGACTGTTCGTCGTGACAACTGTTTATTAGTGCAAAATGTCATTGAGACCGTGCTGCACAAGATCTTGATCGACAGAGATGTTGATAGTGCCCAAGA GTATGTCAAGGAAACGATTTCGGACCTTTTGCAAAACAAGGTCGATATGTCGAAGCTTGTGATCACAAAGGCTCTTTCTAAGTCCGACTACGCAGCCAAGCAGGCACACGTAGAACTTGCTGAGCGCATGAAGAAACGTGATGCGGGTTCTGCACCTACCCTTGGTGACCGTGTTGCATACGTTATTGTCAAAGGTGCTGGTGGCTCAAAGAACTACGAGAAGTCGGAAGACCCTATTTATGTTCTTGAGAACAACATCCCTATCGACACGAAGTATTACCTGGACAATCAACTTGCAAACCCTCTCGGCCGTATCTTCGAGCCCATTcttggagagaagaaggccggTCAGCTTCTTACCGGCGAGCATACGCGTTCCATCTCAGTAGCCGCACCGACTATGGGTGGGCTTATGAAGTTTGCGAAGAAAACTGCAACCTGCATGGGGTGCAAAAAACCTCTGTCTGGCAAGGCTGAAATGGCCGGTGCTGTGTGCGAGCACTGTCAGCCGCGGCTTGGCGAGCTGTATACGAGATCGCTGACGAAAGTGTCAGATCTCGAGGTCCGATTCGGGCGACTGTGGACCCAGTGCCAGCGCTGCCAGGGTAGTTTGCACTGTGAAGTCATCTGTTCATCTAGGGATTGTCCGATTTTCTATATGCGtatgaaagcaaagaaggacgTGGAGGATGCACAAAAGGAACTCTCTCGGTTTGATTTCGATGCCGGTGCATGGTAA
- a CDS encoding zinc-binding alcohol dehydrogenase family protein (predicted protein) produces MTTHLAAISPAKGRPFELEPRPTPKPGPDELLIAVKSVALNPADAIMRDQGLFISTYPTVIGFDMSGSVLEVGDNVPPSYQPGTRVAAYAASVWKSCDPDYGPFQERCLVPWQHAVPLPEGMSWNHAATLPVAVQVPLSAWDAMGIPRMGEDTAKITMGKREALLIWGASSSVGTMGVQTARLLRDNPNSSFAAVYATAGSANRSYVGSLGADRVFDYKDPQVVNAIISAAKGDGLVIRHCFLATGQLASCQAVLEAFLGEDHKGETAKIASAPVVPPDAMVMDGVETIFVMPSMLEEERLEQFRYWIGTWLKENLTKGTIRPSPELSVVGKGLGAINAGLDKLLRGVSCTKLVVEIAE; encoded by the coding sequence ATGACCACCCATCTCGCCGCCATCTCCCCAGCCAAAGGCCGACCCTTTGAGCTCGAACCCCGCCCTACCCCAAAGCCAGGACCAGACGAGCTCCTCATCGCCGTCAAATCCGTAGCCCTCAACCCGGCCGACGCCATCATGCGTGACCAAGGCCTCTTCATATCCACATACCCCACGGTCATTGGCTTCGACATGTCCGGGTCAGTCCTCGAGGTCGGCGACAACGTCCCCCCCTCCTACCAACCAGGTACCCGTGTCGCCGCCTACGCTGCCTCTGTCTGGAAGTCCTGTGATCCAGATTATGGCCCATTCCAGGAGCGGTGTCTTGTCCCCTGGCAGCATGCTGTGCCCCTTCCAGAGGGCATGTCTTGGAACCACGCGGCAACGTTGCCCGTTGCCGTTCAGGTACCTCTTAGTGCGTGGGATGCTATGGGCATTCCCCGGATGGGGGAAGATACTGCAAAGATTACTATGGGGAAACGAGAAGCTCTCCTAATCTGGGGCGCCTCCTCAAGCGTCGGTACCATGGGCGTACAAACAGCCCGACTGCTGCGGGACAATCCCAACTCTTCTTTCGCGGCCGTGTACGCCACAGCCGGATCAGCGAATAGGAGTTATGTGGGTTCACTGGGCGCAGATCGCGTGTTTGACTACAAAGACCCACAAGTTGTGAATGCGATAATATCGGCCGCTAAAGGGGACGGGCTAGTGATCCGGCATTGCTTCCTTGCTACCGGGCAGCTAGCGTCATGTCAAGCTGTGCTTGAGGCATTtctcggagaagatcatAAAGGGGAGACGGCGAAGATTGCGTCGGCACCCGTGGTTCCTCCGGATGCGATGGTCATGGACGGGGTGGAGACGATATTTGTCATGCCGTCGATgctagaagaggagaggcTGGAGCAGTTCCGATACTGGATTGGGACgtggctgaaggagaatCTGACAAAGGGGACTATAAGACCAAGTCCGGAGCTGAGCGTCGTGGGCAAGGGTTTGGGGGCTATCAATGCTGGGCTGGACAAACTACTTCGGGGAGTGAGTTGTACGAAGTTGGTTGTTGAGATTGCGGAATGA
- a CDS encoding uncharacterized protein (predicted protein) — protein sequence MMLPSAVANPQGLWDYESNVKGTGAFVLGTVSEMQGVVTANSVQLLVTVGYYFYNSVLTSMLASAEYSSYGTDRKPLRVTWPVKGSQQRSTYWLSVPYKYGIPVMILFMVIHCPDDQPLYGEKFSSLGASVLPMFIAGLVGLVLFILLLCLAFRRLKSTILLAGSCSAAISAACHPPEDVCNATAAHGELLWGETSLPRDCVDDQSDGCDLPRGHCSFTPLDARQPSLNKFG from the exons ATGAT GTTACCCAGCGCCGTTGCCAACCCTCAAGGTCTCTGGGATTACGAAAGCAACGTGAAAGGTACCGGGGCTTTTGTGCTTGGTACTGTCTCGGAGATGCAAGGCGTGGTGACAGCAAACAGTGTTCAACTACTCGTCACTGTCGGCTACTATTTCTATAACAGCGTGCTAACTAGCATGCTCGCATCGGCTGAGTACAGTTCCTACGGGACAGACCGGAAGCCACTTCGAGTCACTTGGCCCGTCAAGGGCAGCCAGCAACGCTCGACCTACTGGCTGAGCGTTCCCTATAAATACGGGATCCCAGTCATGATTCTCTTCATGGTCATCCACTG CCCGGATGATCAGCCCCTATATGGAGAGAAGTTCAGCTCGCTCGGGGCCTCAGTCCTACCCATGTTCATTGCGGGTTTGGTTGGTCTGGTCCTGTTTatattgttgttgtgtttggCTTTTCGGAGACTCAAGTCAACTATACTATTAGCGGGCTCCTGTAGTGCTGCTATCAGCGCAGCCTGCCACCCGCCTGAGGACGTTTGTAACGCCACTGCAGCCCATGGGGAGTTATTATGGGGAGAGACGAGCCTCCCAAGAGATTGCGTTGACGATCAGAGTGACGGATGTGATCTTCCAAGAGGACATTGCAGCTTTACTCCCCTGGATGCACGACAGCCTTCTTTGAACAAGTT TGGCTAG
- a CDS encoding NAD(P)/FAD-dependent oxidoreductase (glycine/D-amino acid oxidases (deaminating)), with protein MHDLQNTFSLCFRGQNPQYLQQDTMESSKTTADIAIVGAGIVGSALAYFLSQTDKKVVLIDRSFSELKGSTGHAPGFVGQFNESEVLTRLAIETVGEYTKVPGGFDVVGGLEIATSCEGVARLRSRCEMAKRAGLSAELISSGQATSLAPELVNDDNQIALYFPGDGAANAIRITTFYHENARARGVELIEAEVTEVQQANGCVNGVMTTSGLIPAKKVIIATGIWATNLCKFDIPIPIVPVAHPYMYGEHHAPKLRKAPWVRWPQHHVYARDHGTFFGLGSYDHAPVFNEPRDTAIGDWIGQFDETLSQAMRFIPEETQLVPRERFNEHLHNYRGPPSRSCLRMK; from the exons ATGCATGACCTTCAGAATACATTCTCCCTGTGCTTTCGAGGCCAGAATCCCCAATACCTGCAGCAAGACACAATGGAATCCTCAAAAACTACAGCTGATATTGCTATTGTTGGCGCAGGAATTGTGGGGTCCGCGCTGGCTTATTTCTTATCGCAGACCGATAAAAAAGTGGTTCTCATCGATCGCTCATTTTCAGAGTTGAAAGGCTCGACGGGTCATGCCCCCGGCTTCGTTGGTCAATTCAATGAATCCGAGGTTCTCACACGCCTTGCAATTGAAACTGTGGGAGAATACACGAAGGTACCCGGCGgatttgatgttgttggagGTCTTGAGATTGCTACCAGCTGTGAAGGTGTCGCCCGATTAAGATCGAGATGTGAGATGGCCAAGAGAGCTGGACTCTCCGCCGAATTAATATCCTCCGGGCAGGCAACTAGCTTGGCCCCAGAACTGGTCAATGACGACAACCAAATAGCCTTGTACTTTCCTGGTGATGGTGCTGCGAACGCTATCAGAATAACTACGTTTTATCACGAAAACGCACGGGCTCGGGGCGTCGAACTCATCGAAGCAGAAGTTACCGAAGTCCAACAGGCCAATGGCTGCGTGAATGGTGTGATGACCACATCGGGGCTCATCccggccaagaaggtcattaTCGCCACGGGAATTTGGGCAACTAACCTTTGCAAGTTCGACATTCCAATCCCGATCGTACCTGTCGCGCATCCATATATGTACGGCGAGCATCACGCCCCAAAATTACGCAAGGCGCCTTGGGTCAGATGGCCACAGCATCATGTATATGCTCGTGATCATGGTACTTTCTTCGGCTTGGGCTCTTATGATCATGCCCCGGTTTTCAATGAACCGAGGGATACTGCTATCGGTGACTGGATTGGACAATTCGATGAAACATTAAGCCAAGCCATGCGTTTCATACCCGAGGAGACGCAGCTCGTTCCGAGAGAACGATTCAACG AGCATCTTCACAACTATCGAGGACCTCCTTCAAGATCATGTCTTCGGATGAAGTGA
- a CDS encoding uncharacterized protein (predicted protein), translated as MAPNLAASQHQLIRDMIISRSLTAAQMADVANCSERSPPIKGGHPRSITPLMAEALCEHLLEKPDLYLDEMALFLWDELEILTTPSTISRTPRRIAKERNADLRDFYLHNLSDFRSYHLVYVDESGCDRRVDSRRTGWSPLGVTPVQVARFHREQRYQILPAYSQDRILLSRVFQGSTDSTIFKDFIKQLLHHCGKWPDPKSVLVMDNASFHHTERIKQMCSNAGVKQLFTRTRSVQEDKEG; from the exons ATGGCTCCAAACCTCGCTGCCTCCCAGCATCAGCTGATCCGCGATATGATTATAAGCAGATCATTGACTGCAGCTCAAATGGCTGATGTTGCAAACTGCAGCGAGCGTT CACCACCAATCAAGGGCGGGCATCCCCGTTCAATCACCCCTCTCATGGCCGAAGCCCTTTGTGAACATCTTCTTGAAAAGCCCGACCTCTATCTAGATGAGATGGCACTGTTTCTGTGGGATGAACTTGAGATCCTTACCACACCCTCAACCATAAGTCGAACCC CTCGTCGTATTGCAAAGGAACGGAACGCTGATTTACGGGATTTCTACCTCCACAACCTATCGGACTTTCGGTCATATCATCTTGTCTATGTAGATGAATCTGGCTGTGACAGGCGGGTGGACTCCAGACGTACTGGTTGGTCTCCTCTTGGAGTGACTCCGGTCCAAGTAGCCCGATTCCACCGCGAGCAACGATATCAGATCCTACCTGCTTACTCGCAGGATAGGATTCTCTTATCACGTGTGTTTCAGGGATCTACTGACAGTACTATATTTAAAGATTTTATTAAACAGTTGCTACATCATTGTGGCAAGTGGCCGGATCCAAAGTCTGTTCTGGTGATGGACAATGCATCCTTCCATCACACTGAGAGGATCAAGCAGATGTGCAGTAACGCCGGGGTGAAACAACTGTTCACGAGGACACGGTCTGTACAGGAAGATAAAGAGGGGtaa